The Streptomyces sp. NBC_00670 genome window below encodes:
- a CDS encoding DoxX family protein has protein sequence MTHGIRSETHTLHVGEQRGWRDTATRYALVPLRIFLGITFIYAGIDKLTDSAFMSASGAGSLGDTMRSVRDSSAIPALVDLALKSPVGFGYAIALGELAVGLGTLVGLLTRLAALGGALISLSLWLTVSWASDPYYYGNDLAYLMAWLPLVLAGASVLSLDSVLHTRRRQRTPAY, from the coding sequence GTGACTCATGGCATCCGTTCCGAGACGCACACCCTTCATGTGGGTGAGCAGCGCGGCTGGCGGGACACCGCCACGCGGTACGCCCTCGTCCCCCTGCGGATCTTCCTCGGCATCACCTTCATCTACGCCGGCATCGACAAGCTGACCGACAGCGCCTTCATGTCCGCCTCCGGCGCCGGCTCGCTCGGCGACACCATGCGTTCGGTCCGCGACTCCTCGGCGATCCCGGCCCTCGTCGACCTGGCCCTGAAGAGCCCCGTCGGCTTCGGCTACGCCATCGCCCTCGGCGAACTCGCCGTCGGCCTCGGCACGCTGGTCGGCCTGCTGACCCGTCTCGCCGCCCTGGGCGGTGCGCTGATCTCGCTCAGCCTCTGGCTGACCGTGAGCTGGGCCTCCGACCCGTACTACTACGGCAACGATCTCGCCTACCTCATGGCCTGGCTCCCCCTCGTCCTCGCCGGTGCCTCCGTCCTCTCCCTCGACTCGGTCCTCCACACCCGCCGCAGGCAGCGAACTCCGGCGTACTGA